Proteins encoded together in one Gadus chalcogrammus isolate NIFS_2021 chromosome 18, NIFS_Gcha_1.0, whole genome shotgun sequence window:
- the LOC130371268 gene encoding uncharacterized protein LOC130371268 isoform X1: MSRQSFMKLCELMKTISPEEVTVRRAIPLAMRVAMVLYKLGSSAEYRLIANQFGVHKSTVKKFVYMFCKSMVQGPIKYLIRVPTEEEALYIASRFEASYHLPNVMGIIDGTHIPMLPPSDGYKDFVNRKGWPSYVLHAVVDHQFCFWNISCKMPGSAHDASVLRNSDLFQKAHLLPKGDKIIEGESIRLVIVGDPAYPLLPWLVKGHLSSPWLTPEQESFNVYLSSLRVGVENTFGILKARWRVLLKRSDFHFTFTPTVIATCFALHNFCQLQREHINWLEEAATPDGIYPQPAQPANVNEHGNHERAVVTGYMATHFPLRSGHLY; encoded by the exons ATGAGTCGGCAGTCGTTCATGAAATTATGCGAGCTCATGAAGACTATTTCGCCGGAGGAGGTAACTGTGCGAAGAGCAATACCGTTGGCAATGAGGGTTGCCATGGTACTCTACAAGTTGGGCAGCAGCGCCGAATATAGGCTGATCGCTAATCAGTTCGGGGTGCATAAAAGCACCGTCAAGAAGTTTGTTTATATGTTCTGCAAAAGTATGGTGCAAGGACCTATAAAATACCTCATAAGGGTACCAACGGAGGAGGAAGCCCTCTACATCGCATCCAGATTCGAGGCCAGCTACCACTTGCCAAATGTGATGGGCATCATTGATGGCACACACATCCCCATGTTGCCCCCTTCAGATGGGTACAAAGACTTTGTCAATCGAAAAGGCTGGCCGTCCTATGTGCTCCACGCAGTTGTCGACCACCAATTTTG CTTCTGGAACATCAGCTGTAAGATGCCCGGTAGCGCACACGACGCCAGTGTTCTCCGCAACTCGGATCTCTTCCAAAAAGCCCATCTACTGCCTAAG gGTGATAAAATCATCGAGGGAGAGAGCATCAGGCTAGTCATTGTTGGGGATCCTGCATATCCGCTCCTTCCGTGGCTGGTGAAAGGACATCTCAGCTCCCCATGGCTAACTCCAGAGCAGGAATCTTTCAACGTGTATCTAAGTTCGCTCCGGGTTGgggtggaaaatacatttgggaTTCTAAAGGCAAGATGGCGTGTTCTGTTGAAACGTAGTGACTTTCACTTCACATTCACACCGACTGTCATCGCAACCTGCTTTGCTTTGCACAATTTTTGCCAGCTTCAGAGGGAACATATAAACTGGTTAGAAGAGGCTGCAACTCCAGACGGAATCTATCCTCAGCCTGCCCAGCCAGCAAATGTTAATGAACATGGTAACCACGAAAGGGCCGTGGTTACAGGATATATGGCCACTCACTTTCCCCTTCGCAGTGGTCATCTCTATTAA
- the LOC130371268 gene encoding uncharacterized protein LOC130371268 isoform X2 — MSRQSFMKLCELMKTISPEEVTVRRAIPLAMRVAMVLYKLGSSAEYRLIANQFGVHKSTVKKFVYMFCKSMVQGPIKYLIRVPTEEEALYIASRFEASYHLPNVMGIIDGTHIPMLPPSDGYKDFVNRKGWPSYVLHAVVDHQFCFWNISCKMPGSAHDASVLRNSDLFQKAHLLPKVRPKRGQCNPSGAMNTCSST; from the exons ATGAGTCGGCAGTCGTTCATGAAATTATGCGAGCTCATGAAGACTATTTCGCCGGAGGAGGTAACTGTGCGAAGAGCAATACCGTTGGCAATGAGGGTTGCCATGGTACTCTACAAGTTGGGCAGCAGCGCCGAATATAGGCTGATCGCTAATCAGTTCGGGGTGCATAAAAGCACCGTCAAGAAGTTTGTTTATATGTTCTGCAAAAGTATGGTGCAAGGACCTATAAAATACCTCATAAGGGTACCAACGGAGGAGGAAGCCCTCTACATCGCATCCAGATTCGAGGCCAGCTACCACTTGCCAAATGTGATGGGCATCATTGATGGCACACACATCCCCATGTTGCCCCCTTCAGATGGGTACAAAGACTTTGTCAATCGAAAAGGCTGGCCGTCCTATGTGCTCCACGCAGTTGTCGACCACCAATTTTG CTTCTGGAACATCAGCTGTAAGATGCCCGGTAGCGCACACGACGCCAGTGTTCTCCGCAACTCGGATCTCTTCCAAAAAGCCCATCTACTGCCTAAGGTGAGACCCAAAAGGGGCCAATGCAACCCCAGTGGTGCGATGAACACCTGCAGCTCGACTTGA